A genomic window from Camelina sativa cultivar DH55 chromosome 2, Cs, whole genome shotgun sequence includes:
- the LOC104720827 gene encoding subtilisin-like protease SBT3.7, giving the protein MRNHRTSTFIVLTLVIILNAQTGFWAGAGPVSKVHIVYLGEKQHDDPEFVTESHHRMLWSLLGSKEQAHDSMVHSFRHGFSGFAAKLTESQAKKIADSPEVVHVIPDRFYKPTTTRTWDYLGVSAANPKNLLNETNMGEQMIIGIIDTGVWPESEVFNDNGIGPVPSHWKGGRESGEDFNSSHCNKKLIGAKYFINGFLATHESFNSTESLDFISPRGYNGHGTHVATIAGGSYVPNTSYKGLARGTVRGGAPRARIAVYKTCWYLDDEDITICSAADILKAMDEAIDDGVDVLSLSLGYEPLYPETDVRDGIAIGAFHAVMKGITVVCAAGNAGPAAQTVTNLAPWIITVAATTLDRSFATPMILGNNKVILGQAIYTGPEVDFTSLVYPENPGNSNESFSGTCERLIINSNSTMAGKVVLCFTESPYSTSVSRAARYVKRAGGLGVIIAGQPGNILRPCLDEFPCVAVDYELGTNILFYIRSNGSPVVKIQPSRTLIGQPVGTKVASFSSRGPNPISAAILKPDIAAPGVSILAATTTNTTFNDGGFIFLSGTSMATPTISGVVALLKALHHDWSPAAIRSAIVTTAWRTDPLGEQITAEGSPRKLTDPFDYGGGLVNPEKATKPGLVYDLGLEDYVLYMCSVGYNETSISQLVGKGTVCSIPKPSVLDFNLPSITIPNLKDEVTLTKTFTNVGPLESVYNVTVEPPLGIQVTVTPETLVFNSTTKRASFKVRVSTTHKINTGYYFGSLTWSDSLHNVTIPLSVRTQILRYYYDEN; this is encoded by the exons aTGAGGAATCACAGAACATCAACCTTTATTGTACTAACTCTGGTAATAATACTTAATGCGCAGACCGGTTTTTGGGCGGGAGCCGGACCTGTGAGCAAG GTTCACATAGTGTATTTAGGTGAGAAACAACATGATGATCCTGAGTTTGTCACGGAGTCTCATCATCGGATGTTGTGGTCACTTCTTGGAAG TAAAGAGCAGGCCCATGATTCAATGGTGCATAGTTTTCGACATGGCTTCTCAGGGTTCGCGGCCAAACTTACCGAGTCCCAAGCGAAGAAAATAGCAG ATTCACCTGAAGTTGTTCATGTCATACCGGATAGATTCtacaaaccaacaacaactcGGACTTGGGACTACTTAGGCGTTTCTGCCGCCAATCCAAAGAATCTTCTAAATGAAACCAATATGGGTGAACAAATGATCATCGGCATTATCGACACAG GAGTATGGCCAGAATCTGAAGTATTTAATGACAATGGGATTGGACCGGTGCCAAGCCACTGGAAAGGAGGCCGTGAATCAGGAGAGGATTTTAACTCCTCTCACTGCAATAAAAAGCTCATAGGAGCCAAGTACTTCATCAATGGTTTTCTTGCGACGCACGAAAGCTTCAACTCTACAGAATCACTTGACTTCATTTCCCCTAGAGGCTACAATGGTCATGGAACACACGTAGCTACCATCGCGGGTGGTTCTTATGTTCCCAATACCAGCTACAAGGGCCTAGCTCGAGGGACTGTGCGAGGTGGGGCACCGCGTGCTCGTATAGCAGTGTACAAGACTTGTTGGTATCTAGATGATGAAGACATAACGATTTGTTCAGCCGCTGACATCTTGAAAGCAATGGACGAGGCTATCGATGATGGTGTTGATGTTCTGTCTCTTTCTCTAGGCTATGAACCTCTGTACCCAGAAACTGATGTTCGAGATGGGATAGCTATTGGTGCATTCCATGCAGTAATGAAGGGTATTACTGTTGTTTGTGCGGCCGGTAACGCGGGTCCAGCGGCTCAAACGGTTACAAATTTGGCTCCTTGGATCATCACAGTAGCTGCAACTACTCTTGACCGGTCCTTTGCTACACCTATGATACTTGGGAATAATAAAGTGATATTG GGTCAAGCAATATACACAGGTCCAGAAGTTGACTTCACTAGCTTGGTTTACCCGGAGAATCCAGGGAACAGCAACGAAAGTTTCTCTGG TACATGTGAGCGTCTTATCATCAATTCTAATAGTACAATGGCGGGGAAAGTTGTGTTGTGTTTCACAGAATCACCGTACAGTACTTCTGTATCGAGGGCTGCACGTTATGTTAAGAGAGCAGGTGGTCTCGGTGTAATCATTGCAGGACAACCAGGAAACATTCTTCGACCATGTCTAGATGAATTCCCTTGTGTTGCTGTTGACTACGAGCTTGGAACCAATATACTTTTTTACATACGTTCAAATGG ATCACCTGTAGTGAAGATACAACCTTCTAGGACACTCATTGGTCAACCAGTGGGTACAAAGGTAGCAAGTTTCTCATCAAGAGGGCCTAATCCAATATCGGCTGCAATCCTTAAA CCGGATATAGCAGCACCAGGAGTGAGCATATTGGCGGCTACAACCACCAATACGACTTTCAACGACGGAGGATTCATTTTCTTGTCAGGGACATCAATGGCGACTCCTACCATTTCAGGAGTTGTTGCGCTTCTCAAAGCTCTACACCATGATTGGTCTCCTGCTGCCATAAGATCAGCCATCGTTACTACAg CTTGGAGAACAGATCCATTAGGAGAGCAGATTACTGCTGAAGGGTCACCTCGGAAGCTAACTGATCCATTCGACTACGGTGGAGGCCTTGTGAATCCAGAGAAAGCTACAAAACCTGGTCTGGTATACGACTTGGGACTTGAAGACTATGTACTCTACATGTGCTCTGTTGGTTACAACGAGACATCAATCTCTCAGCTTGTCGGTAAAGGAACAGTCTGTTCCATTCCCAAACCATCTGTTCTTGATTTCAACTTACCTTCCATCACAATCCCCAACCTGAAAGATGAAGTTACTCTCACCAAAACCTTCACTAACGTTGGACCACTTGAGTCGGTCTATAACGTAACGGTAGAGCCACCATTGGGCATCCAAGTTACTGTGACCCCAGAGAC
- the LOC104750069 gene encoding uncharacterized protein LOC104750069, whose translation MAAAAETVDTTQGLLNINMMNVTTLTSTNYITWNLQVHSFLDGHDLFGYIDGSKIPPDHTLTSTYPPTPNPAYSTWRRQDKIIYSGLLGTLSPALQPLVSKTKSTAQIWKTISFTYVNPSWGHIQQLRLQIKQASKGDKTVDEYMQTLTTRFDQLALLGKPLAHEEQLEFIFAGLPEDYKSVVDQVEGRDSPSSIIEVHEKLINKEAKILALSLSTPTIGPASAHVATSRQRSNTGKFQPRQSQPWHNNNNRQQYQP comes from the coding sequence atggctgctgctgctgaaaCTGTTGACACCACTCAAGGTCTCCTTAACATCAATATGATGAATGTCACCACACTTACCTCCACCAACTACATCACGTGGAATCTTCAAGTCCACTCTTTTCTTGATGGCCACGATCTTTTCGGCTACATTGACGGTTCCAAAATCCCACCGGATCATACACTCACCTCCACTTATCCACCAACACCGAATCCCGCCTACTCGACCTGGAGACGCCAGGACAAGATTATCTATAGTGGTCTCCTTGGCACTCTTTCTCCTGCTCTTCAACCTCTAGTTTCTAAAACGAAATCTACTGCTCAAATATGGAAAACAATTTCCTTCACCTATGTCAATCCAAGTTGGGGACATATTCAACAACTTCGTTTGCAGATCAAACAAGCTTCCAAAGGTGACAAAACCGTTGATGAGTATATGCAGACGCTGACGACACGTTTTGATCAACTTGCTCTTCTTGGCAAGCCTCTTGCCCATGAAGAACAACTTGAGTTCATCTTTGCTGGGTTACCTGAAGACTACAAGTCTGTCGTCGATCAAGTGGAAGGTCGCGACAGTCCTTCCTCTATCATTGAAGTCCATGAAAAGCTTATCAACAAGGAAGCTAAAATTCTTGCTTTATCCTTGTCCACACCAACCATAGGACCCGCTTCTGCTCATGTTGCAACCTCTCGTCAGAGATCCAACACTGGGAAGTTTCAACCTCGACAATCTCAGCCCtggcacaacaacaacaacaggcAGCAATACCAACCTTAA
- the LOC104750080 gene encoding glutathione S-transferase T3-like: MLNSQEEGGLNENFRWESYPPSGQSSQPSPHSSQPSPHSSQPSEAPTLSQETPLERKERKTWTPADDEVLISAWLNTSKDPIVANQQKGGSFWQRIQKYYADTPHARNGGEQMLVTHCKQRWHKINDQTNKFCAAFAAAERLNSSGHSENDILKNAHDIYFADHKKRFNLEHCWFRLRFEQKFLSLNTINTPPSQPATKRKQATEGSQSSSCNVEEYEKRPEGIKAAKAKRNNAQSTNVKTLAEYKSMSDVKKEELAEKEKLQKLAILDTLLAKKEPLNASEEVIMNKIVSQYF, from the coding sequence ATGCTTAACAGTCAAGAAGAAGGTGGTTTAAATGAAAACTTTCGTTGGGAAAGTTATCCACCTTCTGGACAGAGCTCCCAACCTTCTCCTCACAGCTCCCAACCTTCTCCTCACAGCTCCCAACCTTCTGAGGCGCCAACTCTTTCGCAAGAAACACCATTGGAGCGCAAGGAGAGAAAGACATGGACACCTGCTGATGATGAAGTCTTGATCTCCGCATGGCTCAACACTTCCAAAGATCCCATCgttgcaaatcaacaaaagggaGGAAGCTTCTGGCAAAGGATTCAAAAATACTATGCTGACACTCCTCATGCTAGAAATGGTGGTGAACAGATGTTGGTGACACATTGCAAGCAGCGTTGGCACAAGATAAATGACCAAACTAACAAGTTCTGTGCGGCATTCGCAGCTGCAGAGAGACTGAACAGCTCTGGTCATTCTGAAAATGATATCTTAAAGAATGCACATGATATCTACTTCGCTGACCATAAGAAGAGATTTAACCTTGAACATTGTTGGTTTCGGTTAAGGTTTGAGCAGAAATTTCTATCCCTTAACACTATTAACACGCCTCCATCTCAGCCTGCAACGAAGAGGAAACAAGCTACTGAAGGTTCACAATCATCAAGCTGCAATGTTGAGGAGTATGAGAAAAGGCCAGAAGGGATCAAGGCTGCGAAGGCGAAGAGGAACAATGCTCAGTCCACAAACGTGAAGACTCTTGCAGAGTATAAGAGCATGTCGGATGTCAAGAAAGAGGAATTGGCTGAAAAGGAGAAACTACAGAAGCTGGCCATCCTAGACACTCTCTTAGCCAAAAAAGAACCCTTGAATGCGAGTGAAGAAGTTATCATGAACAAGATAGTGTCCCAGTATTTCTGA
- the LOC104720833 gene encoding protein DMR6-LIKE OXYGENASE 1 gives MAASATSKLLLSDFASSISRIPPNYVRPISDRPNLLDVESSGDSIPLIDLRELHGPNRAESVHQLANACSTYGFFQIKNHGVPDKTIDKMLTVAREFFHQPESERVKHYSADSTKTTRVSTSFNVSADKVLNWRDFLRLHCFPIEDFIQEWPSSPVSFKEVTAEYATSVRALILTLLEAISESLGLESDHISNILGQHAQHMAFNYYPPCPEPELTYGLPGHKDPTVITVLLQDQVSGLQVFKDDKWFSVNPIPNTFTVNIGDQMQVISNDKYKSVLHRAIVNTKRERLSIPTFYFPSTDAVIGPANELINEQESLAVYRTFPFVEYWDKFWNRSLATASCLDAFKASTT, from the exons ATGGCAGCTTCTGCAACATCTAAGCTCTTACTGTCTGATTTTGCCTCTTCCATTAGTCGTATCCCTCCAAACTACGTCCGACCCATCTCGGACCGTCCGAACTTGTTGGATGTTGAGAGTTCCGGCGATTCAATCCCTCTGATCGATCTCCGGGAGCTCCATGGACCTAATCGAGCCGAGAGTGTCCATCAACTTGCTAACGCATGTTCTACTTATGGTTTCTTCCAG ATCAAGAATCACGGAGTACCGGATAAAACAATAGATAAAATGCTAACCGTTGCTAGAGAATTTTTCCATCAACCGGAGAGCGAAAGAGTCAAACACTATTCCGCAGACTCAACAAAGACGACGAGAGTGTCCACCAGTTTTAATGTCAGCGCAGACAAAGTCTTGAACTGGAGAGACTTCCTTAGACTTCATTGCTTTCCCATTGAAGATTTCATTCAAGAATGGCCTTCTAGTCCCGTCTCCTTCAAAGAAGTCACAGCTGAATACGCCACGAGCGTAAGAGCTTTGATCTTGACACTTCTTGAGGCCATCTCAGAGAGCTTAGGCCTCGAAAGCGACCATATAAGCAATATATTAGGCCAACACGCTCAACACATGGCCTTTAACTACTATCCGCCATGTCCCGAGCCCGAGCTTACTTACGGACTTCCCGGACATAAAGACCCAACCGTAATCACAGTCCTTCTTCAAGACCAAGTCTCTGGTTTGCAAGTCTTTAAGGATGATAAGTGGTTCTCTGTTAATCCAATTCCCAACACTTTCACCGTCAACATCGGCGACCAAATGCAG GTTATAAGTAATGACAAATACAAGAGCGTGCTCCACAGAGCCATTGTAAACACCAAGAGGGAGCGATTATCGATTCCAACATTCTATTTCCCTTCGACAGATGCAGTGATTGGTCCAGCAAACGAGCTGATCAATGAACAAGAATCTCTTGCTGTTTACAGAACCTTCCCATTTGTAGAGTATTGGGACAAGTTTTGGAACAGATCACTCGCTACTGCGAGCTGTCTTGACGCCTTCAAAGCTTCAACAACCTAA